The Bos indicus x Bos taurus breed Angus x Brahman F1 hybrid chromosome 13, Bos_hybrid_MaternalHap_v2.0, whole genome shotgun sequence genome includes a region encoding these proteins:
- the PTPN1 gene encoding tyrosine-protein phosphatase non-receptor type 1, with amino-acid sequence MEMEKEFEQIDRAGSWAAIYQDIRHEASDFPCRVAKLPKNKNRNRYRDVSPFDHSRIKLHQEDNDYINASLIKMEEAQRSYILTQGPLPNTCGHFWEMVWEQKSRGVVMLNRVMEKGSLKCAQYWPQKEEREMVFEDTNLKLTLISEDIKSYYTVRQLELENLMSRETREILHFHYTTWPDFGVPESPASFLNFLFKVRESGSLSREHGPIVVHCSAGIGRSGTFCLADTCLLLMDKRKDPSSVDIKKVLLEMRKFRMGLIQTADQLRFSYLAVIEGAKFIMGDSSVQEQWKELSHEDLEPPPEHVPPPPRPPKRVLEPHNGKCKEFFPNHQWVKDDTEEEDKEDGPVQEATRAPLNAPCSLESASQDTEVRRRVVGADPAQGEPSLPAEERDQPLSHWKPFLVNVCVATVLTAGAYLCYRVCFH; translated from the exons GATATCCGACATGAAGCCAGTGACTTCCCATGCAGAGTGGCCAAGCTTCCTAAGAACAAAAACCGAAACAGGTACAGAGACGTCAGTCCCT TTGATCACAGTCGGATTAAACTTCATCAAGAAGATAACGACTATATCAATGCTAGTTTGATAAAAATGGAAGAAGCCCAAAGGAGTTACATTCTCACCCAG GGCCCTCTACCCAACACCTGCGGCCACttctgggagatggtgtgggAGCAGAAGAGCAGGGGCGTTGTCATGCTCAACAGAGTGATGGAGAAAGGATCG TTAAAATGTGCACAGTACTGGccacagaaagaagagagagaaatggtCTTTGAAGACACAAATTTGAAATTGACATTGATCTCGGAAGACATTAAGTCCTATTACACAGTACGACAGCTGGAATTGGAGAACCTCATG TCTCGAGAAACCCGAGAGATCTTACATTTCCACTACACCACGTGGCCTGACTTCGGAGTCCCCGAATCGCCGGCCTCGTTTCTGAACTTTCTCTTCAAAGTCCGAGAGTCGGGCTCGCTCAGCCGTGAGCACGGCCCCATCGTGGTTCACTGCAGTGCTGGCATCGGCAGGTCAGGCACCTTCTGCCTGGCTGACACCTGCCTCTTGCTG ATGGACAAAAGGAAAGACCCTTCTTCTGTTGATATCAAGAAAGTTTTGTTAGAAATGCGGAAATTTCGGATGGGACTGATCCAGACAGCAGACCAGCTCCGCTTCTCCTACCTGGCTGTGATCGAGGGCGCCAAGTTCATCATGGGAGACTCTTCGGTGCAG GAGCAATGGAAAGAGCTCTCCCATGAGGATCTGGAGCCCCCACCTGAGCACGTCCCCCCACCTCCCCGGCCCCCCAAGCGAGTCCTGGAGCCACACAACGGGAAGTGCAAGGAATTCTTCCCCAACCATCAGTGGGTAAAGGATGACACTGAGGAGGAGGATAAAGAAGACGGCCCCGTCCAGGAAGCAACCAGAGCCCCGTTAAATGCCCCCTGCAGCCTGGAGAG CGCGAGTCAAGACACTGAAGTCAGAAGGCGGGTCGTGGGCGCAGACCCTGCGCAGGGGGAGCCGTCGCTGCCCGCAGAGGAGCGAGACCAGCCGCTGAGCCACTGGAAGCCCTTCCTGGTCAACGTGTGTGTGGCCACGGTCCTCACGGCCGGCGCGTACCTCTGCTACAGGGTCTGTTTCCACTGA